From the genome of Hymenobacter cellulosilyticus, one region includes:
- a CDS encoding NFACT RNA binding domain-containing protein — protein sequence MHNNYYFLRQLAPALTQQLAGFTVATCFSQEKDELVIGLTNGAAEFWFKAQLSAGFTALALPETFHRARTNSVDLLPGLLGLEVASVSVFPHDRVLQLNFQTKATLQFKLYGPRPNAVFRPAPGRQPSCFISATWPTLTSPRPRALPDPLNPLRSYPALGDVPPRYLRARGYDTADATERLRMVEEVVALLENPAHFYLTAIEGKTRLTLLPAGEVEQILAPDPVAALRLFVPLTLGRRAYETELRQVRQDLEKRAEEATISASQARTRLHALEHTAGYRQTADLIMANLTQIPAGAAQVEVVDFYQDNQLRTIKLKATETPQRTAQNLYRKAKNQKIETQQLQERIERRETEALWCLERLEELVGITELRALRTWRKTHDLLPETKAKEAAELPFKVFTDGGYTILVGRNAQNNDLLTQRYAHKDDLWLHAKDVTGSHVVIKQKAGQTIPEPVVERAAQLAAWYSRRKNDSLCPVTVTPKKFVRKRKGAVAGQVVVERERVVLVVPANPFERAG from the coding sequence ATGCATAATAACTATTACTTCCTGCGCCAGCTGGCTCCGGCCCTCACTCAGCAGCTAGCGGGCTTTACCGTGGCCACGTGCTTTTCGCAGGAAAAAGATGAGCTTGTCATCGGCCTGACCAACGGCGCGGCGGAGTTCTGGTTCAAAGCCCAGCTTTCGGCCGGCTTTACGGCCTTGGCTTTGCCCGAAACCTTTCACCGGGCCCGCACCAACTCCGTGGACCTGCTACCGGGCCTGCTGGGCCTGGAAGTTGCCAGCGTCAGCGTATTTCCCCACGACCGGGTGCTACAGCTTAACTTCCAGACTAAAGCCACGCTCCAATTCAAGCTCTACGGGCCGCGGCCCAACGCCGTATTTCGCCCGGCACCCGGGCGGCAGCCGAGCTGTTTCATCAGCGCTACCTGGCCGACGCTGACCTCACCCCGGCCCCGAGCCCTCCCCGACCCGCTGAACCCACTGCGCAGCTACCCGGCCCTGGGCGACGTGCCCCCGCGCTACCTGCGTGCCCGCGGCTACGACACGGCCGACGCCACCGAACGGCTTCGGATGGTCGAGGAAGTTGTAGCCCTGCTCGAAAATCCAGCCCACTTCTACCTGACGGCCATTGAGGGCAAGACCCGGCTGACACTGCTGCCGGCGGGCGAAGTAGAGCAAATTCTGGCCCCCGACCCCGTGGCGGCCCTGCGCCTGTTTGTGCCGCTCACGCTGGGCCGCCGGGCTTATGAAACCGAGCTACGGCAGGTGCGGCAAGACCTGGAAAAGCGGGCCGAGGAAGCCACCATCAGCGCCAGTCAGGCCCGCACCCGCCTGCACGCCCTGGAGCATACCGCTGGCTACCGGCAGACGGCTGACCTGATTATGGCCAACCTGACCCAGATTCCGGCCGGAGCCGCGCAGGTGGAAGTCGTGGACTTTTACCAGGATAACCAGCTGCGCACCATCAAGCTCAAGGCTACCGAAACGCCCCAGCGCACGGCCCAGAACCTGTACCGTAAGGCCAAAAACCAGAAGATTGAAACCCAGCAGCTGCAGGAGCGCATCGAGCGGCGCGAAACCGAGGCTCTGTGGTGCCTGGAGCGTCTAGAGGAACTAGTAGGCATCACTGAGCTACGCGCCCTGCGTACCTGGCGCAAAACCCATGATTTACTGCCCGAAACCAAGGCCAAAGAAGCCGCGGAGCTGCCCTTCAAAGTGTTTACCGATGGTGGCTATACCATTCTGGTGGGCCGCAATGCTCAGAACAACGACCTGCTCACCCAGCGCTATGCTCACAAAGACGACCTCTGGCTGCACGCCAAGGACGTGACCGGCTCCCACGTGGTTATCAAGCAGAAAGCCGGGCAGACGATACCCGAGCCGGTAGTGGAGCGGGCCGCCCAGCTGGCAGCCTGGTATTCCCGCCGCAAAAACGACTCGCTCTGCCCTGTGACCGTGACGCCCAAAAAATTTGTGCGCAAGCGTAAGGGCGCCGTGGCCGGCCAGGTGGTAGTGGAGCGGGAACGGGTGGTGCTGGTAGTGCCCGCCAACCCGTTTGAGCGAGCAGGCTAA
- a CDS encoding Dps family protein: MATKDITTKKPAAKAAASPKASPTASTGAAASNGQSVPSVQPVLNQQFNAPAPLQKYGTVSQRLPIGLDEKTRQESVNNLNQMLADTITLRDLYKKHHWQVVGPTFYQLHLLYDKHYEEQSVLVDTIAERIQILGGVAVAMAHDVAELASIPRPPRDREEAPIQVSRLLEAHQIILKNCHDFAKQADDSGDDGTNDLLVSEVLRANEMQVWFISEHVVDTPLARAE, encoded by the coding sequence ATGGCTACCAAAGACATCACCACCAAAAAGCCTGCTGCCAAAGCCGCAGCTTCTCCCAAAGCTTCTCCGACTGCCTCAACGGGTGCTGCCGCCAGCAATGGCCAGTCGGTACCTAGTGTACAGCCCGTACTCAATCAGCAGTTTAACGCCCCGGCTCCGCTCCAGAAGTATGGTACCGTGTCGCAACGCCTGCCCATCGGTCTCGATGAGAAGACCCGCCAGGAAAGCGTGAACAACCTCAACCAGATGCTGGCCGACACCATTACGCTGCGCGACCTCTACAAAAAGCACCACTGGCAGGTAGTAGGCCCGACCTTCTACCAGCTGCACCTGCTCTACGACAAGCACTATGAGGAGCAAAGCGTGCTGGTCGATACCATTGCCGAGCGCATTCAGATTCTGGGGGGCGTGGCCGTAGCCATGGCCCACGACGTGGCCGAGCTGGCCAGCATCCCACGCCCGCCCCGCGACCGGGAAGAGGCCCCTATTCAGGTATCGCGCCTGCTGGAAGCCCACCAGATCATCCTCAAGAACTGCCACGATTTTGCCAAGCAAGCCGATGATAGCGGCGATGATGGCACCAACGACCTGCTGGTAAGCGAAGTACTGCGCGCCAACGAAATGCAGGTATGGTTTATCTCCGAGCACGTAGTTGACACGCCTCTGGCCCGTGCCGAGTAA
- a CDS encoding VIT1/CCC1 transporter family protein, which yields MALPHPHPHPEDHLTSSAMLQDIVIGLSDGLTVPFALAAGLSGAVQSSALVITAGLAEIVAGSIAMGLGGYLAGRTEVEHYEAELAREYREVREVPDVERAEVRDLLAEIGLSEATRELAVQELTADPEQWVKFMMKYELGLEKPDPRQAPKSAATISLAYAAGGLIPLSAYFFTATPSQGLLWSALITLVCLLIFGYLKSRLTGQPPVAGALKMAGIGALAAGAAFFVARLISE from the coding sequence ATGGCGCTGCCCCATCCGCACCCGCATCCGGAAGACCACCTGACCAGCTCGGCTATGCTGCAGGACATTGTCATTGGCCTTTCCGACGGCCTGACGGTGCCGTTTGCCCTGGCTGCCGGCCTGAGCGGGGCGGTGCAGTCGTCGGCGCTGGTCATTACGGCGGGCCTGGCCGAAATTGTGGCCGGCTCCATTGCCATGGGGCTGGGTGGCTACCTGGCCGGGCGCACCGAGGTAGAGCACTACGAGGCCGAGCTGGCCCGTGAGTACCGCGAGGTGCGGGAAGTGCCCGATGTGGAGCGGGCCGAAGTGCGCGACCTGCTAGCCGAAATCGGCTTGTCGGAAGCTACCCGGGAGCTGGCTGTGCAGGAGCTTACCGCCGACCCGGAGCAGTGGGTCAAGTTTATGATGAAGTACGAGCTAGGCCTGGAAAAGCCCGACCCGCGCCAGGCTCCCAAGAGCGCCGCCACGATTAGCCTGGCCTACGCCGCGGGCGGCCTGATTCCGCTGAGCGCCTACTTTTTCACGGCCACGCCCTCCCAGGGCCTGCTGTGGTCGGCCCTTATTACCCTGGTCTGCCTGCTCATCTTTGGCTACCTGAAAAGCCGGCTCACCGGGCAGCCACCCGTGGCAGGTGCCCTGAAAATGGCCGGCATCGGGGCCCTGGCCGCCGGAGCCGCCTTCTTTGTGGCCCGGCTCATCAGTGAGTAA
- a CDS encoding MOSC domain-containing protein, with amino-acid sequence MAFPFFGDDKSKIAQMLATLPQQGRVEWIGIRPVRREPLVSLPEVEVLTDARLHGDHARVKAGGKRQVTLIQHEHLQAVAGFLGREEPVDPGRLRRNLVVSGLNLLALKNRRVQLGEEVILEVTGECHPCSRMEEELGPGGYNAMRGHGGLTARIIQGGLLRVGDAVRLLPAEAQAAPE; translated from the coding sequence ATGGCTTTCCCCTTCTTCGGCGACGACAAATCGAAAATAGCGCAGATGCTGGCTACCCTGCCCCAGCAGGGCCGCGTGGAGTGGATTGGCATCCGGCCGGTGCGGCGCGAGCCGCTGGTGAGTCTGCCCGAAGTGGAAGTCCTCACCGATGCCCGCCTGCACGGCGACCATGCCCGCGTAAAAGCCGGCGGCAAGCGGCAAGTGACGCTCATTCAGCACGAGCACCTGCAGGCCGTGGCTGGCTTTCTGGGCCGGGAAGAACCCGTAGACCCCGGCCGGCTGCGGCGCAACCTAGTGGTCAGCGGCCTGAACCTGCTGGCACTCAAAAACCGCCGCGTGCAGCTGGGCGAAGAAGTGATTCTGGAGGTTACCGGGGAGTGCCACCCCTGCTCCCGCATGGAAGAAGAACTGGGGCCCGGCGGCTACAACGCCATGCGCGGGCACGGGGGCCTGACGGCCCGCATCATTCAGGGCGGCCTGCTGCGCGTGGGCGACGCCGTACGGCTGCTGCCCGCCGAAGCGCAGGCAGCCCCGGAATAA
- a CDS encoding TetR/AcrR family transcriptional regulator, which produces MAGKRDDRRASILEAAAQCFSRFGYDKTTLQDIGDAARLNKASLYYYYKNKEDLFIQVVLREAERYLSALQEQVLPLTRATDKILAYLTGRLDYYRLVLNLHQLSVESLQRLEPMFDDVYQAVREQELAFLSQLLQEGVTDREFLKLQPERAADALLTVADGIKHEAVQRSRTRFAHEVDYAPVQEKITYTLTLLLNGLRK; this is translated from the coding sequence ATGGCAGGCAAACGAGACGACCGGCGGGCAAGTATTCTAGAGGCCGCAGCCCAGTGCTTCAGCCGCTTTGGCTACGACAAGACCACGCTGCAGGACATCGGCGACGCGGCCCGGCTTAATAAGGCTTCGCTGTACTACTACTACAAAAACAAGGAAGACCTCTTCATTCAGGTGGTGCTGCGCGAGGCCGAGCGCTACCTCAGCGCCCTGCAGGAACAGGTGCTGCCCCTGACCCGGGCCACCGATAAAATCCTGGCCTACCTCACCGGCCGCCTCGACTACTACCGCCTGGTGCTGAACCTGCACCAGCTGAGCGTGGAAAGCCTGCAGCGCCTGGAACCCATGTTCGACGACGTATACCAGGCCGTGCGGGAGCAGGAGCTGGCGTTTCTGAGTCAGCTGCTGCAGGAGGGCGTCACGGACCGGGAGTTTCTAAAGCTGCAGCCCGAGCGGGCCGCCGACGCCCTGCTGACCGTGGCCGACGGCATCAAGCACGAGGCCGTGCAACGCTCCCGCACCCGCTTTGCCCACGAGGTAGACTACGCCCCGGTACAGGAAAAAATAACCTACACGCTGACGCTGCTGCTCAACGGCCTAAGAAAATAA
- a CDS encoding sulfurtransferase: protein MLPLLSAQELRQRLATESLVLLDARSGPEARARYQAAHLPGALFVDLEHDLARPTDNAAQGGRHPLPPVRDFAHLLGCLGISPETPVVVYDDKNGANAAARVWWMLRSAGHAAVQVLDGGLDAALAAGLTTTDAVEQAHPVAPYSLTGWQLPLASTDKVREASETGSALIIDVREAPRYRGETEPIDLVAGHIPGARNVPFAGNLTAAGQYLPAPSCARNMKPCWMAAPPSRLSCTAARASRPATRCWLSSRPGWACPASTWAPGVNGRAMTFPKQRAKSKAERPR, encoded by the coding sequence ATGTTACCCCTGCTCTCTGCTCAGGAACTTCGCCAACGCCTTGCCACCGAATCGCTCGTGCTGCTCGATGCCCGCTCGGGGCCCGAGGCCCGGGCCCGGTACCAGGCGGCGCATTTGCCCGGAGCCCTGTTCGTAGACCTGGAGCACGACCTGGCTCGGCCCACCGACAACGCCGCCCAGGGTGGGCGTCACCCGCTGCCGCCGGTCCGGGATTTTGCGCATTTGCTGGGTTGTCTGGGTATTAGTCCCGAAACGCCGGTGGTGGTGTACGACGATAAAAACGGGGCCAATGCCGCGGCCCGGGTGTGGTGGATGCTGCGCAGCGCGGGCCACGCGGCCGTGCAGGTGCTCGACGGCGGCCTCGACGCGGCCCTGGCCGCCGGCCTGACTACCACCGATGCCGTGGAGCAGGCCCACCCCGTGGCGCCCTATTCCCTGACCGGCTGGCAGCTGCCGTTGGCTTCTACCGACAAAGTGCGGGAGGCCTCCGAAACCGGCTCGGCCCTGATTATCGACGTGCGGGAAGCCCCGCGCTACCGAGGCGAAACCGAGCCCATCGACCTGGTGGCCGGGCATATTCCCGGGGCCCGTAACGTGCCCTTTGCCGGCAACCTGACCGCCGCGGGGCAGTATTTGCCGGCCCCGAGCTGCGCCAGAAATATGAAGCCGTGCTGGATGGCCGCCCCGCCGAGCAGGTTATCGTGCACTGCGGCTCGGGCGTCACGGCCTGCCACACGCTGCTGGCTTTCGAGCAGGCCGGGCTGGGCTTGCCCCGCCTCTACGTGGGCTCCTGGAGTGAATGGTCGCGCAATGACTTTCCCCAAGCAACGGGCGAAGAGTAAAGCTGAGCGGCCGCGGTAG
- a CDS encoding DUF2490 domain-containing protein gives MKKVLCTLAILWGLSSPSARAQTPGTWGNWFIGTVVMPGSVEKKWGGYLEVQARTNRLFNQYFYNELKGGLSYDLDKNFTMLLGAGRYSTFDDPGPVSLERRLWQQLVLNQFMDRLKLEHRYRVEQRWITYRAEDSTAFRQRLRYRLNAFLPLNHHTITDKTVFLSVYDEIFLNPRGPVLERNRVYGGLGYQFNAHVSMQLGWLRQANYSQPRLQQGQLLPLSVSPKNNVVFSVIYRLAHRATTPRSESVPSQPD, from the coding sequence ATGAAGAAAGTTCTCTGCACCCTCGCAATCCTGTGGGGCCTGAGCTCCCCCTCAGCCCGCGCCCAGACGCCCGGTACCTGGGGCAACTGGTTTATCGGCACGGTGGTGATGCCCGGCAGCGTGGAAAAGAAATGGGGCGGCTACCTGGAAGTACAGGCCCGCACCAACCGCCTGTTCAACCAGTACTTCTACAACGAGCTGAAGGGCGGGCTGAGCTACGACCTGGACAAGAACTTCACCATGCTGCTGGGTGCCGGCCGCTACAGCACCTTCGACGACCCAGGCCCGGTGAGCCTGGAGCGCCGCCTGTGGCAGCAGCTGGTGCTCAACCAGTTTATGGACCGCCTCAAGCTGGAGCACCGCTACCGCGTGGAGCAGCGCTGGATAACCTACCGGGCCGAAGACAGCACCGCGTTTCGCCAGCGCCTGCGCTACCGCCTCAACGCCTTTCTGCCCCTAAATCATCATACCATTACCGACAAAACGGTGTTCCTGTCGGTGTACGACGAGATATTCCTCAATCCTCGAGGGCCCGTGCTGGAGCGCAACCGCGTCTATGGCGGGCTGGGCTACCAGTTCAATGCTCACGTGAGCATGCAGCTGGGCTGGCTTCGGCAGGCCAACTACAGCCAGCCCCGCCTGCAGCAGGGCCAGCTGCTACCCCTGAGCGTATCGCCCAAAAACAACGTGGTATTCAGCGTCATATACCGCCTGGCCCACCGCGCTACCACGCCCCGGTCCGAGTCGGTACCCTCGCAGCCCGACTAA
- a CDS encoding SBBP repeat-containing protein, whose translation MGSFTNSLTIGTTQLTSTGETDGYLAKYLPNGTLAWVRQIGSTGREQAAAVAVDAAGNAYVTGYFGNSITLGNNLSLSGAPAGTPAQDRLFVVRYSPQGTPEWTQQAKVVTMSTFSNGIYSSGTSIGIDAQGTVHVAGVLNLSVAIGTLSITPPASTRELGTFLARFAGATGAVQSLTPVFFYAANNTSGAYSPQVAVGAGGEAYLLNFFNQGVVLANSTTLTSRGSTDALITKYGPDGAFAWAQQIGGTGEDRTHDAAVDAAGNLYVTGYLEGSATFGDATTVTGAGNWDGYLAKYSSLGALQWVQTGGGTGFDQWNGLGLDAAGNPYVAGNFAGTARFGSATLTSAGNLDIAVVAYSPTGQVRWVQQAGGPSTDSARHLALDGQGNVYVNGIFSGTAAFGALSLTTAASPPSETFLARLGNAPLATSAARSRALGFYPNPATDQLHLPALPAGTRVQLIDGLGRVARATSVSAAAQVSVQGLTPGLYTLRATDAKGQQLTGKVVVE comes from the coding sequence GTGGGCAGCTTCACCAACTCGCTGACCATCGGCACGACCCAGCTTACCAGCACGGGCGAAACCGACGGCTACCTGGCCAAGTACCTGCCCAACGGCACCCTGGCCTGGGTGCGGCAGATTGGCTCCACGGGCCGCGAGCAGGCGGCTGCAGTGGCCGTCGATGCGGCCGGCAACGCCTACGTAACCGGTTACTTCGGCAACTCCATTACTCTGGGCAACAACCTGAGCCTTAGCGGGGCACCGGCCGGTACTCCGGCTCAAGACCGACTGTTTGTGGTGCGCTACTCGCCCCAGGGCACTCCGGAGTGGACCCAGCAGGCCAAAGTCGTGACCATGAGCACGTTTTCCAACGGTATTTACTCCAGCGGCACCAGCATCGGCATCGACGCGCAGGGCACCGTGCACGTGGCTGGCGTACTGAATCTGTCGGTAGCCATTGGTACTCTTTCCATCACGCCACCAGCTTCGACTCGGGAGCTGGGTACGTTTCTGGCCCGCTTCGCCGGCGCCACCGGCGCGGTACAGTCCCTGACGCCGGTGTTTTTCTACGCGGCCAACAATACCTCGGGGGCTTACAGTCCGCAGGTTGCGGTAGGGGCCGGCGGAGAGGCTTATCTGCTCAATTTCTTTAACCAGGGCGTGGTACTGGCCAATTCGACCACCCTTACCAGCCGGGGCAGCACCGACGCTCTTATTACCAAATACGGCCCGGACGGTGCGTTTGCGTGGGCGCAGCAAATCGGGGGCACCGGCGAAGACCGCACCCACGATGCCGCCGTCGACGCGGCCGGGAATCTGTACGTGACGGGCTACCTGGAAGGCTCGGCCACGTTCGGGGACGCTACCACTGTAACCGGGGCCGGCAACTGGGACGGCTACCTGGCTAAATACTCGTCGCTGGGCGCCCTGCAGTGGGTACAGACCGGCGGCGGCACGGGCTTCGACCAGTGGAACGGCCTGGGCCTAGACGCGGCCGGCAACCCATACGTGGCGGGCAATTTTGCCGGTACCGCCCGGTTTGGCTCGGCTACCCTGACCAGCGCGGGCAACCTCGACATTGCCGTGGTGGCGTATTCGCCCACCGGGCAGGTACGCTGGGTGCAGCAGGCAGGCGGGCCCAGCACGGATTCGGCCCGCCACCTCGCCCTGGATGGTCAGGGCAACGTGTACGTTAACGGGATTTTCTCCGGCACCGCAGCCTTCGGAGCTCTGTCCCTGACCACTGCCGCCAGCCCGCCTTCCGAAACCTTCCTGGCCCGTCTGGGCAATGCCCCGCTGGCTACCTCGGCAGCCCGCTCCCGGGCCTTGGGCTTCTACCCCAACCCGGCTACCGACCAGCTGCACCTGCCCGCCCTACCGGCCGGCACGCGCGTGCAGCTCATCGACGGGCTGGGCCGAGTCGCCCGGGCTACCAGCGTATCGGCGGCGGCTCAGGTTTCGGTGCAGGGCCTTACCCCTGGCCTCTACACCCTGCGCGCTACCGATGCGAAAGGCCAGCAGTTGACGGGTAAAGTGGTGGTGGAGTAA
- a CDS encoding winged helix-turn-helix transcriptional regulator, protein MTNHELAQCAQTMQGLRHALLVLSGKWKLQIIVALQTGTRHFRGLERSVPGISTKVLAKELKDLEAHHFIARTVHPGPPVLVEYHVLPYARTLDPVIEVLKAWGIQHQQRLEAGEAVLVPAKLSSEAQ, encoded by the coding sequence ATGACGAACCACGAACTTGCCCAATGCGCCCAAACGATGCAGGGCCTGCGCCATGCCCTGCTGGTGCTCAGTGGGAAGTGGAAGCTCCAGATTATTGTGGCCTTGCAGACCGGCACCCGCCACTTTCGCGGGTTGGAGCGCAGCGTACCGGGCATTTCCACCAAGGTGCTGGCCAAGGAGCTGAAGGACCTGGAAGCCCATCACTTCATTGCCCGCACGGTTCACCCTGGCCCGCCCGTACTCGTGGAATACCACGTGCTGCCCTATGCCCGCACCCTCGACCCCGTGATTGAGGTCTTAAAAGCGTGGGGCATTCAGCATCAGCAGCGCCTCGAAGCCGGAGAGGCGGTGCTGGTGCCCGCAAAACTGTCATCTGAGGCGCAGTAG
- a CDS encoding FMN-dependent NADH-azoreductase — translation MQILHIISSARGAESFSTRLGQGIIDKLLAAQPGSTVVVRNVATQPFPHLEEAHLQAYFTPAEGRSPEQQQAVRHSDEAIAQVMAADVLVIGVPFYNFTIASSLKAWLDHLTRAGITFRYTATGPEGLITGKKVYLAVASGGIYSEGPQQPYDFAVPYLRWMLSFLGLTDITVARAEGVKLPEFQATALQKGIDSVAV, via the coding sequence ATGCAGATTCTGCACATCATTTCCAGCGCCCGCGGCGCAGAGTCCTTCAGCACCCGCCTCGGCCAGGGCATTATCGACAAGCTGCTGGCGGCCCAGCCAGGCAGCACCGTTGTGGTGCGCAACGTGGCTACCCAGCCGTTTCCCCACCTCGAGGAAGCCCACCTGCAAGCTTACTTCACGCCCGCCGAAGGCCGCTCACCCGAGCAGCAGCAGGCCGTGCGGCATTCCGACGAAGCCATTGCCCAAGTCATGGCAGCCGATGTGCTCGTCATTGGGGTGCCGTTCTACAACTTCACCATTGCTTCCTCGCTCAAGGCTTGGCTCGACCACCTCACCCGGGCGGGCATCACGTTTCGCTACACCGCCACCGGCCCCGAGGGGCTGATAACCGGCAAGAAAGTATACCTGGCCGTAGCCAGTGGCGGTATTTACTCCGAGGGCCCGCAGCAGCCCTACGATTTTGCCGTGCCCTACCTGCGCTGGATGCTGAGCTTCCTGGGCCTGACCGACATCACCGTAGCCCGGGCCGAAGGCGTCAAGCTGCCCGAGTTCCAGGCTACCGCCCTGCAAAAGGGCATCGACAGCGTAGCGGTATAA
- a CDS encoding T9SS type A sorting domain-containing protein, which yields MEVSATGEAYLLNMFTLGPIVGSTTLTSRGSNDVLVAKYNAQGAFEWVQQIGGPNDDRVRQGVVDANGNLYVATYFTGSATFGTTTVTGFGTSGYDACLVKYSPQGAMLWAQPSGGTGADVPGSVDLDAAGNPYMVGTYNDVAQIGSATITSRGSGDIVVAAYTPQGAVRWVQQAGGPGPDAGTYLCLDTRGDIFVFGRHTDVATFGSITLAAQTTIRSVVARLDNAVLATQAAQPLVLGFYPNPASNLVQLPGLPAGSRVQLLDALGRVARTTTVSAAAQVSVRDLTPGLYTLRATDAKGQQFAGKVVVE from the coding sequence GTGGAAGTAAGCGCTACGGGCGAGGCCTACCTGTTGAATATGTTTACCCTGGGCCCCATCGTGGGCTCTACTACCCTCACTAGCCGCGGCAGCAACGACGTGCTGGTGGCCAAGTATAACGCCCAGGGCGCTTTCGAATGGGTGCAGCAGATTGGCGGCCCCAACGATGACCGGGTACGACAAGGCGTAGTGGATGCCAATGGCAACCTGTATGTCGCCACTTACTTCACGGGCTCCGCCACCTTCGGGACCACTACCGTAACGGGCTTCGGCACGAGTGGCTACGATGCCTGCCTGGTAAAATACTCGCCCCAGGGAGCCATGCTGTGGGCCCAGCCCAGCGGGGGCACCGGCGCCGACGTACCCGGGAGCGTAGACCTGGATGCGGCCGGCAACCCCTACATGGTAGGCACTTACAATGACGTAGCGCAGATTGGCTCGGCCACGATTACCAGCCGCGGCAGCGGCGACATCGTAGTGGCTGCCTACACGCCCCAGGGCGCGGTGCGCTGGGTGCAGCAAGCCGGCGGCCCCGGCCCCGACGCCGGTACTTACCTGTGCCTGGATACCCGCGGCGACATCTTCGTTTTCGGGCGCCATACCGACGTGGCCACGTTCGGCAGCATAACCCTGGCGGCTCAAACCACCATTCGGTCGGTAGTAGCACGCCTGGACAATGCCGTCCTGGCTACCCAGGCCGCCCAGCCCCTGGTTTTGGGCTTCTATCCCAACCCGGCTTCCAACCTAGTGCAGCTGCCGGGCCTGCCCGCCGGTAGCCGCGTGCAGCTGCTCGACGCTCTGGGCCGCGTAGCCCGCACGACCACCGTCTCGGCCGCGGCCCAGGTATCGGTGCGGGACCTCACGCCCGGCCTCTATACCCTGCGCGCTACTGATGCCAAAGGCCAGCAGTTTGCCGGCAAAGTAGTGGTAGAGTAG